The window ATGGTGCGGTTTTATGGAAAATAGTCGGCGGGGTTGGCAAATTGGCAGGATTAGTGGGATTCCAGTTTTAGTTGACCCCAGCTGGTTATTGATTATTTTTTTGTTTGCCCTCGGCTTTAACAATTTCTATAAAGATTCTCTGCCCCAGTGGTCCTTAGGTATTGGTTTAGGGGTTGGTTTGCTGTATTTTGCCTCTATTTTATTACACGAATTAGCCCACAGCATAGTGGCTCAGCGATCGGGCATCAAAGTTAATTTTGTTGTTCTCCATTTCTTTGGTGGTCTATCGTCTTTGGAGCGGGAACCCAAAACGCCTTTGACAGAAGCTTTAGTAGCGGGAGCAGGACCCCTAACCAATTTAATTTTGTCCTTTGTTGGTCTTAGTCTTGTCTATGCATTAGTGGGGTCACATTTTCCTAGTTTAGTTAACAAAGAAGGCATAGGCAAACTCCTTGATAGTCAAAATTCTTTCATTGTAGCAACGGCAATCGTGTTGTACCGTGTAGCAAGCTTGAATCTGTTTGTAGCGGTCATAAATATTTTCCCCGGTTTACCCCTCGACGGTGGTAGGTTATTAAGAGCTTTGCTATGGTGGCTTTATCGCAGTAAGTATCAGGGTACAGTGACAGCAGCCCGATCGGGTCAATTTCTGGGCTGGATCATCATCATCTATGGAGTGCTAGTAGTAATTTCTCTCGGTAGCTTTGGTGGCGTATTACTGATATTGATTGGCTGGATGTTTTTATCAGAAGCAACTCAAACCCTGCGCCTGACGGAATTACAATTTGCCCTAACTAAGACGACAGCAGAAGTGACGATGACCAGGGATTTTCGCTTAGTAGATGGTGGAACTACCCTAAGAGAATTTGCTGACAATTACCTACTAAAGGAGCAATCAAACATTCGTCCTTTGTATTTTGCTACCACTGATGGCAGGGACAGGGGCTGGATTGATCCCCAAAAGTTAAGTCAGATTCCTACCGATCGGTGGTCAGAGGAAACTGTCGAATCTATTGCCACTCCCCTCAAATCTCTAGTTACTGTTGATCTGTCCATGTCTCTAAATCAAATCATCAACACCTTAGAAGCAAATAAACTGAAGTGGGTAGCAGTTTTATCCCCTGTGGGGTCAGTAGCAGGGGTAATCGATCGGGGGGATATTTTACGTGCTCTGGGGAAAGTAATGCGCTGGAATTTAGCGGAAAGTTTTATCCAACAAGTGAAACAGGAGGGTGTTTTTCCCCCTGTCCTACCCCTAGCAGAGATCAGTGCGCAACTGCAAGACAATTACAACTAATTACTCCCCTGCCAAGTCCGCCATTGCCAATAGACTAACCCCATTACTATGACTAAAAGCACGATCGTTAATGCTGCGCCGTAGCCAAAATCAAAGAAGCTAAAGGCTTGTTCATAAATGTAGTAGACCAGGATATTGGTACTGTTGAGGGGACCCCCTCCTGTGAGGACATACACTTGTTCAAAACTGCGGAATGTAAAGATAGTAGTGGCAATAATCACAAAGATTGTGGTAGGACGAAGACCAGGCAAAGTGATATAACGGAACAACTGCCAACTATTAGCGCCATCAATGATTGCCGCTTCATAAAGCGTATGGGGAATTGCCTGTAATCCTGCCAAAAAGACCACCATATTGAAGCCTAATTGTTTCCAAATACTCAACAGAATTAATGCCACCATTGCCAAGCGGGGGTCACCTAGCCAATTAATATCACCAAAAAATCCTTGCGGTTGTAGTAACCACCGCCAACCCAACCCTGCCGCCACGATCGAAATCACCGCTGGTAAGAAGTAGAGCGTCCGCAAAATTCCCCGCCCTGGAATAGCTTGATCGAGGGCCACTGCTAACCCTAGAGGGATTACCACACTGGGAATCACTGTTGCTACGGTGAAATAGACCGTATTGCCCAAAACCTGCCAGAAATCAGGGTCGCTGAGCAAGTTCAGGTAATGCCGCAATCCTACCCAGCTGACGCCCGATCGGGTCAAATGTCCAGTTGTTACACTGAGAAACAAAACAGATAAAATAGGCAAGAAAACAAAAGTAAATAGTAAAAATAGTCCTGGAAAAAGGAAGAACCAAGGCAGTAGAGTAAATTGATTGTGAGGTTTAGATAGCATAGGGCAATTTTACGCAACCGATGTCCACTGCAGTTCTTGCTTGTTCGCTCCTCTGCATGTTACCTAGGATTGTATATCTCCCCATCCTAAAACTAGCATCCCAGTTATGGACTAGGTCAAATTTAGAGCTACTCCCTGAAAATGGCAGCAGTATGCACCAAGAAGTTTACGGTTGTTTGTTGATGCTTGGTGTCGTTCTCCAAATTTGGCAGAAGGCAGACTAGGTCTAGGTTTAATTTTTGGTAAATTGGACTGTGTAGTTACGAATTTAGTCTGGACGGAAAAGTAAGAGTGTAGAACTGTCTCCAGGGATGGCAAATAAAAGCCGCGATCGAAAGTTCAACCTTAAGGACAAGAAAGGGCAGTAAGCTGCTCTCAAGGAAAACAATATGCCTAGCTCCCCCCTGCTGACAGACGTTAACTTCTACTTGACCAAAATTTTTACCAAATTACTAAACTTTATTCTTATCTGGGATTACTATAGATTATATCCAGAATGTTTACAGATTGTGCTATCTTGAGGAGTTATAATATTGATTTAGACTGTCTCAGGGTCTATGGAAGAGCAAAAGCCCCAAATTCTAATTGTAGAAGACCAGCGCATTTTTGTCCGCGATCTAACAGAAATTCTCGTAGAGGGGGGTTATGAGGTTTGTGGCTCCTTTGCCAGTGGTCAGCAGGCAATCGAAAAGATTCCTGAGTTAAGTCCCGATCTAGTTTTACTAGACATCCGGCTGGTCGGGGAAGTTGATGGCGTTGAGGTAGGAGAATATCTGAAACTGTTTTACAACATTCCGTTTATTTATGTCACAGGTAATACTGATGAAGAAACAGTTGCCCGGGCAGCTAAAACTAAACCAGAAGGATTTATTACCAAGCCCTTTCGTCCAGAACAACTTTTAGCCACGATCGCTGTAGCTTTGCAAAAATACCGCACCACAGAGCCAAAAGATATTTATAGTTATGGCAGATTTGCTAAACTAGTGCAATATTTAGAGAACCATATCGATAGGGATATAAAATTAGGGGAGATGGCGCAGTTAATGCAGATGAACAGTTCCTATTTTTGTCGAGTTTTTCATCAAGAAATTGGTGTTTCTCCCCACCAGTTCTTACTACAAATGCGCATTAAAAAAGCCAAGCAATTGCTACGACAATCTCCCCAGATGAGTGTCAACGACATTGCTATTAGCTGTGGCTTTAGTAGTCAGAGTTTACTTAATAAACACTTCAAAAAGCTTGTTGGTACTACCCCTACCCAATATCGCCATAATAGAGATATTATCTAGCAGTAATCACATTTTTACACTCCCTACCTTCCTCAATTTCCTTAATGTTACTGAGTGTAGTTTCAGCAATATTGGTCAGAGCATTACGGGTGAAAAAAGCTTGATGGGCGGTGATTACTACATTGGGGAAAGATTGTAATAATTGAAATACATCATCCTGAATCACGGTGTCCGATAAGTCTTCAAAGAATAGATTTTCCTCCTGTTCGTACACATCAATACCTAAATAACCAATCCGTCCTGACTTAATTGCTTCAATTACTGCCTTAGTATCAATTAGCCCACCCCTGCTAGTATTAATTAACATTGCTCCTGGTTTGAAATGTTGTAAGGTTTCACTGTTAACTAAATGATAAGTTTCCGGTAGTAAAGGACAATGGAGAGAGACAATATCAGAGTAAGTAAAAACCTCCGTGAGGGGTAAATATTCTACGCCCAGTTCCAGACAGGCAGGATTTTTCTGTACGTCATAAGCCAACAATTTACAGCCAAATCCATGCATAATGCGGGCAAAACATAAACCGATCGTGCCCGTGCCAATAATGCCAACAGTGGAACCATGGAGATCAAAACCCAGCAATCCTTCCAAGGAAAAATTATCATCCCGTACACGATTATAGGCTTTGTGTAATTTACGATTAAGCATTAAGATTAAACCTACCGCATGTTCTGCGACAGCGTAAGGAGAATACGCAGGTACTCGTACTACTGTAACACCACATTCTTTGGCAGCCACTAAATCAATGTGATTAAAACCCGCCGATCGGGTAGCAATTAATCTGGTGCCATGTTCTGCCAGTTGCTGAATAATCTCCGCAGTGAGATAGTCGTTAATAAACACACAAACAGCAGGGAAACCAGCAGCGAGGGAGACTGTGTCTATAGTTAGGTGAAAAGGGAAGAAATGCAGGTCATGGTGATATTTTTCATTGGCTCTGGTGAGAAATTCCCGATCGTAGGACTTGGTATTGAATACCGCAACGCGCATCTGGCTTCCTCCTGGGTATTGCTTTTTTTAAGTGTACCAGATATAAGTATTTTAACTCAAGCTATTTGCTTCGCCTCTGGCATAGGATAGGACAGTTAACAATGGAGTAGTGATTGTGGCAAAACTCAAACAATTGTTGAACTTGGTCTTGTTCTTCCTGCTGGTGGCTTTTATTGGTTTTGAGTTATGGACATTGGTCAGTTACTTAATTCGTACCTATTTCTAGGATATGTATCAATCTTTTCTGCGCCCCCTTCTGTTTACAATTGACCCTGAACAAGCCCATCAACTAACTATAACTATTGGCAGGAGCATCTGTAGGTCGCAGTTTTGGCGCGATCGTTTAGCGGCTTGGTTTGCCTATGACCATCCCTGTTTACAGCAAGAAGTAATGGGGATTAAGTTTAGGAATCCTTTGGGGTTGGCAGCAGGGTTTGACAAAAATGCTGAGTTATTATCCCTGTGGGAGGCGATTGGGTTTGGTTTTGCAGAAGTAGGGACAATTACTCCTCTACCCCAGGCTGGTAATCCGCGACCCCGCTTATTTCGATTGCCAGAGGATGAGGGGATTTTGAACCGCATGGGTTTTAATAATGCAGGGGCATTCGCTATTAGTGAGAGAATAGGTAAAGTAAATTTTCCTGTAGGGATTAATTTAGGTAAACAAAAAGAGACA is drawn from Pseudanabaenaceae cyanobacterium SKYG29 and contains these coding sequences:
- a CDS encoding site-2 protease family protein, with the translated sequence MENSRRGWQIGRISGIPVLVDPSWLLIIFLFALGFNNFYKDSLPQWSLGIGLGVGLLYFASILLHELAHSIVAQRSGIKVNFVVLHFFGGLSSLEREPKTPLTEALVAGAGPLTNLILSFVGLSLVYALVGSHFPSLVNKEGIGKLLDSQNSFIVATAIVLYRVASLNLFVAVINIFPGLPLDGGRLLRALLWWLYRSKYQGTVTAARSGQFLGWIIIIYGVLVVISLGSFGGVLLILIGWMFLSEATQTLRLTELQFALTKTTAEVTMTRDFRLVDGGTTLREFADNYLLKEQSNIRPLYFATTDGRDRGWIDPQKLSQIPTDRWSEETVESIATPLKSLVTVDLSMSLNQIINTLEANKLKWVAVLSPVGSVAGVIDRGDILRALGKVMRWNLAESFIQQVKQEGVFPPVLPLAEISAQLQDNYN
- a CDS encoding sugar ABC transporter permease, yielding MLSKPHNQFTLLPWFFLFPGLFLLFTFVFLPILSVLFLSVTTGHLTRSGVSWVGLRHYLNLLSDPDFWQVLGNTVYFTVATVIPSVVIPLGLAVALDQAIPGRGILRTLYFLPAVISIVAAGLGWRWLLQPQGFFGDINWLGDPRLAMVALILLSIWKQLGFNMVVFLAGLQAIPHTLYEAAIIDGANSWQLFRYITLPGLRPTTIFVIIATTIFTFRSFEQVYVLTGGGPLNSTNILVYYIYEQAFSFFDFGYGAALTIVLLVIVMGLVYWQWRTWQGSN
- a CDS encoding response regulator transcription factor, with protein sequence MEEQKPQILIVEDQRIFVRDLTEILVEGGYEVCGSFASGQQAIEKIPELSPDLVLLDIRLVGEVDGVEVGEYLKLFYNIPFIYVTGNTDEETVARAAKTKPEGFITKPFRPEQLLATIAVALQKYRTTEPKDIYSYGRFAKLVQYLENHIDRDIKLGEMAQLMQMNSSYFCRVFHQEIGVSPHQFLLQMRIKKAKQLLRQSPQMSVNDIAISCGFSSQSLLNKHFKKLVGTTPTQYRHNRDII
- a CDS encoding 2-hydroxyacid dehydrogenase; the encoded protein is MRVAVFNTKSYDREFLTRANEKYHHDLHFFPFHLTIDTVSLAAGFPAVCVFINDYLTAEIIQQLAEHGTRLIATRSAGFNHIDLVAAKECGVTVVRVPAYSPYAVAEHAVGLILMLNRKLHKAYNRVRDDNFSLEGLLGFDLHGSTVGIIGTGTIGLCFARIMHGFGCKLLAYDVQKNPACLELGVEYLPLTEVFTYSDIVSLHCPLLPETYHLVNSETLQHFKPGAMLINTSRGGLIDTKAVIEAIKSGRIGYLGIDVYEQEENLFFEDLSDTVIQDDVFQLLQSFPNVVITAHQAFFTRNALTNIAETTLSNIKEIEEGRECKNVITAR